The Saliniradius amylolyticus DNA segment CATGCGTCAGGAACACGCTAAACGTCGGCAAAAGCAAGGCCGGGCGTTGGTCACTGTTAACGACGGTCAGTCTTCCGGAAAGATGGTTTTGGAGGCGGAGCATCTAAGCTATCAGTATGAGACTAAGCCAATCGTTGAGGACCTCAGCCTGTTGGTGCAAAGGGGCGACAAGCTGGCACTGATCGGCCCAAATGGCTGTGGCAAGAGTACTCTGATTCGGTTATTGCTCGGACGCATTACTCCAGACAAGGGTAAGGTGCGACAGGGCTCCAATCTCGATATCGCTTATTTTGATCAGCATCGTGAAGCCCTCGATCATGATGCCAAGGTAGTAGATGCCATTGCCGATGGTAAACGGGAAGTGACTGTCAATGGCCGCACTCGTCATGTGATCAGTCATTTGCAGGACTACCTTTTCACACCTGACCGGCTCAATGCGCCGGTGTATTCTCTCTCTGGCGGTGAGCGCAATCGCCTGCTACTAGCCAAGCTGTTACTAAAACCCAGTAATCTGTTGATTCTGGATGAGCCCACCAATGATCTGGATGTGGAAACGCTAGAGCTACTGGAAGAAACTCTGAGTAACTATCAAGGTACAGTTCTGCTAGTCAGTCACGATCGGGAGTTTGTCGATAACGTGGTCACCAGCAGCCTTTACTTTGAAGGTCATGGACGCATTCGCGAGTTTGTGGGAGGCTATGCGGATGTTCAGGACTGGTATCGAAAGCAGGCTGAGCAGCAGCAAAAGCAGCGAGCAGAAGAAAAATTGCAGGAAACTAAAGTGGACAAAGACAGTCCAAAGCCGCAGTCTTCTGTCACTAAGCCGAAAAAGTTATCATATAAGTACCAACTGGAACTTCAGAAGCTGCCTGAACAGATCGAAAAGCTTGAGCTGCAAGTGGATGATCTACAGGAAAAAATAAACGATCCAGACTTTTTTAAACAGGACTCCGAGCAAACTCAGGCTAAGTTGGACGAATTAGCGCGTTTACAACAGCAGCTTGAAACCGCATATCAACGCTGGGATGAATTAGAAAGTATGGCGGAGCAGTAAAAACAGGATATAAAATGACAAGAACCAAGCTATTTGCATTATCAGCCTTAACACTGGCATTGACCAGTAATACCGCCCAGGCTGCCGTGTATGAAATTTCAGAGTTGGCCAGCAATGAGCAAGGGGTACAAAGTGTGTCTGTTGCCATCGGCGAGCAGGGCGGTGTGGTGTCTCAGGTACAATTTCCTTTTAATCCGCCCATCGACATTGAGCTGCTGGATTTGGAAAACAATGAAGCGTTGCGTGAGCAACTCAACGATCCTGATGCCGTTGCGCAAGGCAATATCAGTGATGAAGACCTCGTCATTTTGTATAACGTTCTCAGCGGCAGCGACAGTCCGCTCACGCAGAAGTTGGGTGAAGTGCAAAGCTATATCGGCGATGCCAATGGCGCCACGGAAGTAACGGGTTTCGATCAAGCCTCTACCGCCTTTGATGGGCTGACGCGCAGTGTAAATACACTGGTCTATGACATCAATGCACTTGGCAATGCCGTAGGAACAGGAACGGCACCTTATTATAAGGTGAACTACACCAATGATGAGGGCGAACAGCTGACTTACTTGGTAAGAGATTTTAATCAGCGTGGCTTTGTGTATTTGAACGATCAGGTGCTGCCTTTACTGCCGCCTGAAGACACACTTGGCGGGCGCAGTGCTGCGCGCGGCATAGCTGATAATCTCTGGGTAGCGGGCAGTGTCTCTACTGAGGCCCCTGAAACCCTCGCTGGGCAGGTGAGTAATTGCGAAGATCCCGAAGAGCGCGGTGATCAGCCAGTAGAGCTCTGCTTGCAGTCAGTAAGAAACGCAAACAGTTCCAACTTTCAGATGAGGGCGGCCCTTTGGAAGATTTCCAACGATGGCCAAATTGAATCTTTAGAGACATTCCCTCTGGCCTTTGAGCCGGATGAAGATTCTACCACTACCTTTAACAGCCAGGCCAATGATGTAAACAGCCAGGGGGTTGGAGTGGGGACTGCTCAGAATCGCGTTCCGCACCTGAACGATCGGATTAGAACCATGCCCGCGGTCTTTATTGATGGTCAGACCAATAGTCTGTTACTTGATAAAGAAGACTACACTTCGGGAATGGCTGCCGGGATCAACGATAACGGTCTAGTCACTGGCTATGGTGTGCGTTTTGTTAACGGTTTTGAGCGTTCTAAGTTTTTTGTCTACGACATCAACAGCGAAACCCTGACTTTCCCAGATGACTTTTTCCCAGGCTCATCCAGTTTGCCCCGTGACATCAATAACAACAATGTCATTGTCGGGGATGGCGAAGTGGATACGGTAACAGGTAATGGTGCTGTGCGCCGCAGAAATGGCTTTATCTATGACCACGACAGCGGGAGCTTCCAGAATCTGAATGACCTTATCGCCTGTGATGCGCCTTATACCATTGTTCAGGCCAACGGTATCAATGATAATGGTGAGATTGCCGCTACCGCCGTGGTTGAGAAGCCAAAACGCAATATTGCCGGTGAAATTGAACAAGACGAACAAGGCAATGACATCATCGAGAGTACCGTCATAGCGGTAAAACTTAATCCTGTTCCCGGTGGTGACATTGAGGACTGCTCCGACTCGGAAGAGAAGTTCGAACGTCAAGCCGGTGGGTTGTCATGGCTATTGCTTGGAATGCTTGGCCTTATTGGATGGCGACGTTACCGAGGTTAAGCATGAATCGCTATACGAAGGGGCCATTGGCCCCTTTTTTGTGAACTGGAAAAATAACAAAATACCAGCTACGAAAGGCTTTTTATTCCAAAAACATCAAGATGCGTAACAAATATGAAAAAATGATGTAAATAAAAAGTCACTTTAATTCAAATCGTTATTGAAGAATGAGCAGTTACCCTCAGATCCTCTATTGAACCCAGCTGGAATATCCTATATCTCATTAAGGGTGATCCAGTATCACACAGTTGAAATAACGGACGAGGAAGCTACATGAAAAGACAAAAACGCGACAAACTCTCCAGAGCTCATTCCAAAGGTTATCAGGCTGGTGTTATCGGTCGGGCCAGAGAAAATTGCCCTTATCAAGATACGGAGATTCGCTCCCAGTGGCTCGGAGGCTGGCGGGCAGCTCAAGAAGACCGAAGTTCGGGCTTAATTCGCTAACTCAATTCCATATCAGAAAACAGCCCCTTAATTGGGGCTGTTGAGTATTAGGGGGAGATTAAAAGCCGCTGGTGTCTTGAAACAAACCGACTTTTAAATCTTTAGCCTCGTAAATAGGCCGTCCGTCCACCTCCACGTAGCCATCAGCCATGCCCATAAAGAGCTTGCGTTTGATGACGCGCTTCATGTGGATCTTGTAAGTTACCTTACTGGCATCGGGTAATATCTGACCGGTAAACTTCACCTCGCCCACACCCAGTGCGCGACCCTTACCCGGTCCACCGGACCACCCCAGGAAGAAGCCGACTAATTGCCACATGGCATCCAGTCCCAGGCAGCCGGGCATCACAGGATCACCAGGGAAGTGGCAATCGAAAAACCAGAGGTCTGGCTTAATATCCAACTCAGCCACAATATGACCTTTGCCGTAGTCGCCACCTTCATCACTGATATGGCTAATACGATCCATCATCAGCATATTAGGGGCTGGAAGCTGGCTGTTGCCGGGACCAAAGAGCTCACCCTGGCTGCAGGCCAGCAAGTCGTCTCTATCAAAGCTGTTTTTATTCAAAGCGCATCTTCTCTTGTTGCTGTTATCATGAAAGCCGCCTAACTTAGCGCACACTTGTAAGCTAAACAACTCCGAACAGTCATTTACCTTACCCTGCGAATGTCCGATACTGCCACTACAGATTTGTGACAACGAATGAGCATGAATTCACCAGAACAAAAACGCCGGGCCAACGCCGATAAGCAACGCCGATTCCGAGAACGACAGCGCCAAGCAGGAAAAAAGGAAATTCGTGGTTACGTAGATGAGAAAGGGCTGAATAGTTATCAGGAATTGGCCAACAAGAGCGGCTGGACCGACAGTGAACTGCTTAACAATGCGTTACGCATAACCTACGCTGCTTATAAGTGCGGCCAAATAAAGCTTTTAAGTCAATGGCTTAAAGAGCGGGACCTTTAAGCCATCGAACATTGCGCTAGAAATGAAAGCATTCCTTCTGAGCGGGAATAAGAGGGCGTTGCCCAGTCTCTCTCTCTAGCCTTTGCGCCAGTGCTTTCTGAGCGCCGGGTTCACCGTGAACCAAGATCAACTTTGGGGTTGGCGTAAAGGCACTGGCCCAGTTAACCAAGCCTGATTGACCGGCATGTGCCGAAAAACCTCCCAGAGTTTCGATGCGCGCCTTAACGGCGTACTGCTCTCCAAATAGGCGGATGAACTTGGCGCCATCGACCAGAATCCGCCCCAGTGTCCCTCGGGCCTGAAAACCCACAAACAGCAAAGTATTGTGCGGGTTCCAGATGCGCTGTTTAAAGTGATGGCGAATCCGCCCACCTGTACACATACCGCTACCCGCAATGACAATGCAGCCTTTTTTAACGCTGTTGATGGCCATAGAGTCTTCCGGAGTGACGGCCAAAAACAGATGCGGTAGAAACTCTTCAAGAGGATGAGGGTGGGACATATCCAGGAATTGCGTGTCCTTTGTATCCAGCCAGTCTACCCAGTGGTCGTAGATTTGGGTGACTTCGATAGCCATAGGGCTATCGAGGAATATCTGCCAGTTATCCAGTCGCCCTTGCTGGTGCAAACAGCCCAAGTGGAACAATATCTCCTGAGTACGCCCGACGGCGAAAGCGGGAATCATCACATTGCCGCCACGTTGCCAGGTATCGGCAAGGATTTGCTCCAGCTCGGATAATGTATCTCCCTGGGTTTTGTGTTCGCGGTCACCATATGTACTTTCCATCATCAACACATCGGCGTGTCTCAGAAAGCTAGGGTCACGCATCAACACCATATCTGTATTGCCAAGATCTCCGCTAAACACCAGTGTTTTCGGCTTTTGTTCGCCCGGCTCAAGGAACGACAGCTCAGTGATTGCTGAACCAAGAATATGCCCGGCATCATGAAATACCAGACGAGTGTTATCACTCAGAGAAGCCTCGGTTTCATAATCCAGGCCGACACATTGTTTTAAGACTTGTTCCACGTCCTTCATCGAGTAAACCGGAGACAACCGGCGTTTACCTTGTCTTCGCCGACGTAAGTTTTCCTTTTCCAGGTCCCTGAGATAAAGACCTGCTGCGTCATTGAGTAGCACTGACAACAGCTCGGCGGTGGCCTTGGTGCAATATATTGGGCCGGTAAACCCCTGGTGAATCATTTTTGGTAACATACCAGAGTGATCTAAATGAGCATGGGAGAGCACCACAGCGTCAATGTCGCGAGGTGAGAACTCAAAGTGTTCTTCCTGAAGCCTGGACACGGCATCCCCCCCTTGATGCATGCCACAATCCAGTAAGATGTGTCCTAGCCCCGGGTGCGAGATTCTATGGCAGCTGCCCGTAACCTCTTGAGCCGCTCCGAAAAAGGTAACTTCTGGCATTGACGTTCCTCGCTTAGATTGTTTTATCTTCTGTGATATAAGATAGGCTAATCATAGCGACTGGTGGAGCACTTCAACCTGATTTGGATCAGGAAAGGCACCAACGGCTTTAGGAGGTTTTGTTCTTGCGTCTGATTATGACTTTAGTGGGCTGCCTTTTTGCGCTGCTCGTTGTTTTTGATGTGCAGGCGCGCCTCTATCACATTACTCCAGACAGCGATCTTATCGGTACTTTGCAATATACCAGTATCGAAGAAGGGGACACGTTGGTGGATCTGGCCAGTGAATATGGCCTTGGCATTGAGGAAATGACCGCGGCCAATCCCGAGATAGACGTCTGGTTGCCGAAGGTGGGGCAGGTGGTAACCATACCTTCGCGCTTTATCCTGCCCGAAGGCGAGCGTCGAGGTATCGTGGTCAACCTGGCTGAGTTTCGGCTTTATCATTTTCTGGGTAATGGCAAAGTCATGACCGCTCCGGTGGGGATTGGCCGTCAGGGCTGGGAAACACCCACCGGCGAAACCTTAGTGACCGGTAAAAATACGGATCCTTGGTGGCGCGTGCCAGACTCCATCCGCGCCCAAGCGGAGGCGGAAGGGCGAGAACTGCCGGAATTTGTGCGTCCCGGCCCTGACAACCCTCTGGGAAAGCACGTAGTGACGCTTAACTGGCCGGGTTATCTATTTCACGGCACGAATAAAGACTACGGGGTGGGTACCCGCATCAGTCACGGCTGTTTAAGACTTTATGACAAGGACATTGCGGATCTTTATCAGAATGTGACGGTGGGAACGCCAGTACGTATTATTTACCAGCCCGTAAAAGCCGGTTGGCACGCAGGCCAGCTTATGCTGGAAGTGCACCGGATCGGTGAGCGAGCAAAGAGTCAGAACATGACCCCTGCAACGCAGGCGGTTGTAAAAGCCCGGGGACAGCAGGACCTGGCAATCGACTGGTCCCGTGTCACTCGATTAATGCAACAGGCTCAGGGTATTCCCAATGCGGTATCTATTTAATTTAAGAGCTTGGTTTGTAGGCATAAATTGACCATTAGAAATACATAGACTAGATTTTAGACAGTTAACAGAGGAGGTCACTTTATGAAGAGCTTTAAACTTGTGGTCGCTGCTGTGGCAGCAATGACATTAAGTGCTTGTGCCAGTAACCAGGATCTGGTTGATAAAGTCGAGCGCTTGGAGTCACAAGTGAGTAATCTACAACAGCAGCAAAGCAGCACAGCCAGTGATGTTGGCAGCGCAAAACAAAGTGCCGATGAGGCGCTGAAAGAAGCTCGTAAGGCGCAAATGATGGCAGATGATGCTAACGAGCGTGCCGAGCGAATGTTTGAAAAATGCTGTCGCAAGTAATTTAGTCCGCCATTTATTAACGGAGCCGGCATAAGCCGGCTTTTTTATTAGTTAAACAAAATAAATGATCATTATAAATGATCATTACAAAGCGAGCCGCTGAACGCGCTAAAAGCCCAGAAGAACGGGCCGCGTGGGACAAAGCCTTAAAGAAGTTATTCGGTCAGGCGGCAGTGATTAGCTTGTTGCTGTTAGGCGGAGATTTGGGCGCTCATGAGCCCTTTTCTTTGGTCTTATCTAAATTCGCACAATGTATAATACTTCTCATTTGCATCTTTGCGCTACAACCTCATCCTACGCCCCGATTGACGGGACCTCAAGGGGAGAAAACGCTGCAAGAAAATATTTCTAACTATCTAATAAACTTAGTTTTTCTTTGGCTTTCTCAATCATACTCACTTAAAGCTCCGTTTTTTAGAATTATAAAATTCTTCAAAAAAATCTTTACTAGCTCGTTTAATTGGCGAGATTTTAATCAAAGAAGACTGATATCACTCCCGGCTGGTTAAGAGGCATCTCATGGATAGAGAGTTTAACCAGCAGTTCTTTAGCTATTTTGGGTACGATAAAAAATCAGCTGCTAAGTTCTTTGGTTGCACCGTGCGAACACTGGATAATTGGCTGACTGGCAAACCCTGTTGTAGGGCAAAGAAACTATTATCTATTGCCTATCGTGGCTATCTGCCTGAAACAGGGCCTTGGAAGCGGTGCAAGATTAATAAGGAGGGGAATGTAGAAACACCTTGGGGTATTTGCAGGCCAAGTGATTTGGCCTTCGTCCATCGATACAAAGCGATAGCAAGGCTGCAAGCTAAAGTTATGAATAATCAGAGAAACCAACAGCGGAAGGCTCCTGGACCGAGATCTGCAGCGGTTAATGAAGTAAAAAGTGATAAGGCCTAAGCATAGTAATAAGACTTTAGCTAGTTGACTCTGAAAAATCCTCAAATTGCTATTGGCGAGTCCGACTCCTACCCTTTGTATAAATACCTGCCTTCAAAAAGGTCTAAAAGGGTATTCCGGACGTAAGTATCTATGTGAAAGCAGAAAAGGAAGTTTTGTCATGGTCAGGCCTAAAGGCAATAGCATTCTTACCGCTGGTATAGTCTCGCTCTTATTTATATCCATATTCAGTTTGTCTTTCTTCTTCTTTAAGGAACAGGCAAACCAGTATCTCAAGCAGAGCTCTGACGGTGTTAGGGAGGCGGCTCAGGGCATAGGTTACAGTATTAAGTCCGGTCGTCGAATTGTAGCAGGACTAGAAGATAGCTTGAGTAGTAAGAACGGCGCTAATGGCAACTATCTCACCCCCTTGATAGAAAGCGTGTTTTTCATTGATCCCGATATCCTACAAATAAGGCTTATCAAGCAAAATGGCGAAGAGATAGTCAGATATGAGAGAGGTGATACAGGTGATGTCACCAAAATACCGACTAATGAACTTCAGAATAAGTCTAATCGAGGCTACTTTAAAAGAGCTTTAGAAAGCTCTACCTCTCAATTAATTTCAAGGGTCGAACTTAATCAGGAAAGAGGAGTTATAGAGCAGCCATGGCAACCGGTCATTAGAGTAATGGAATGGTTGCAGTTGGGTGGAAATGAACGTGTGCTATTGATCGTCAATCTCTCTGTAAAAGATGGTTTAGACTCAAATATTGGTGAACTCGATCAAGTTGAGACTTGGATTGTTGATCAGTTTGGCGTGCTGTTGGCCCATCCTGATGACAAAG contains these protein-coding regions:
- a CDS encoding ABC transporter ATP-binding protein — its product is MSLIQLKDAQLAFGPQAILDKVELVIQPQERLCLVGRNGCGKSTLLKVLAGETVLDDGQRIVNKETVIARLEQDPPQNKDISIFDYVAEGLSQSGELLKAYFRQTHLVAKDPSEANLNRLQELQHQLEHHNAWEFEQRIEQVLSHLELSAESSLAALSGGWRRKAALAKALVSDPDVLLLDEPTNHLDVATIQWLEKFLQDIRATLVFVSHDRAFIRAMATRILDLDRGNATSYPGSYQAYLDKKAEDLAVEATHNAAFDKKLSQEENWIRQGIKARRTRNEGRVRALKAMRQEHAKRRQKQGRALVTVNDGQSSGKMVLEAEHLSYQYETKPIVEDLSLLVQRGDKLALIGPNGCGKSTLIRLLLGRITPDKGKVRQGSNLDIAYFDQHREALDHDAKVVDAIADGKREVTVNGRTRHVISHLQDYLFTPDRLNAPVYSLSGGERNRLLLAKLLLKPSNLLILDEPTNDLDVETLELLEETLSNYQGTVLLVSHDREFVDNVVTSSLYFEGHGRIREFVGGYADVQDWYRKQAEQQQKQRAEEKLQETKVDKDSPKPQSSVTKPKKLSYKYQLELQKLPEQIEKLELQVDDLQEKINDPDFFKQDSEQTQAKLDELARLQQQLETAYQRWDELESMAEQ
- a CDS encoding DUF3466 family protein, translated to MTRTKLFALSALTLALTSNTAQAAVYEISELASNEQGVQSVSVAIGEQGGVVSQVQFPFNPPIDIELLDLENNEALREQLNDPDAVAQGNISDEDLVILYNVLSGSDSPLTQKLGEVQSYIGDANGATEVTGFDQASTAFDGLTRSVNTLVYDINALGNAVGTGTAPYYKVNYTNDEGEQLTYLVRDFNQRGFVYLNDQVLPLLPPEDTLGGRSAARGIADNLWVAGSVSTEAPETLAGQVSNCEDPEERGDQPVELCLQSVRNANSSNFQMRAALWKISNDGQIESLETFPLAFEPDEDSTTTFNSQANDVNSQGVGVGTAQNRVPHLNDRIRTMPAVFIDGQTNSLLLDKEDYTSGMAAGINDNGLVTGYGVRFVNGFERSKFFVYDINSETLTFPDDFFPGSSSLPRDINNNNVIVGDGEVDTVTGNGAVRRRNGFIYDHDSGSFQNLNDLIACDAPYTIVQANGINDNGEIAATAVVEKPKRNIAGEIEQDEQGNDIIESTVIAVKLNPVPGGDIEDCSDSEEKFERQAGGLSWLLLGMLGLIGWRRYRG
- the rmf gene encoding ribosome modulation factor, which codes for MKRQKRDKLSRAHSKGYQAGVIGRARENCPYQDTEIRSQWLGGWRAAQEDRSSGLIR
- the fabA gene encoding 3-hydroxyacyl-[acyl-carrier-protein] dehydratase FabA, producing the protein MNKNSFDRDDLLACSQGELFGPGNSQLPAPNMLMMDRISHISDEGGDYGKGHIVAELDIKPDLWFFDCHFPGDPVMPGCLGLDAMWQLVGFFLGWSGGPGKGRALGVGEVKFTGQILPDASKVTYKIHMKRVIKRKLFMGMADGYVEVDGRPIYEAKDLKVGLFQDTSGF
- a CDS encoding MBL fold metallo-hydrolase RNA specificity domain-containing protein → MPEVTFFGAAQEVTGSCHRISHPGLGHILLDCGMHQGGDAVSRLQEEHFEFSPRDIDAVVLSHAHLDHSGMLPKMIHQGFTGPIYCTKATAELLSVLLNDAAGLYLRDLEKENLRRRRQGKRRLSPVYSMKDVEQVLKQCVGLDYETEASLSDNTRLVFHDAGHILGSAITELSFLEPGEQKPKTLVFSGDLGNTDMVLMRDPSFLRHADVLMMESTYGDREHKTQGDTLSELEQILADTWQRGGNVMIPAFAVGRTQEILFHLGCLHQQGRLDNWQIFLDSPMAIEVTQIYDHWVDWLDTKDTQFLDMSHPHPLEEFLPHLFLAVTPEDSMAINSVKKGCIVIAGSGMCTGGRIRHHFKQRIWNPHNTLLFVGFQARGTLGRILVDGAKFIRLFGEQYAVKARIETLGGFSAHAGQSGLVNWASAFTPTPKLILVHGEPGAQKALAQRLERETGQRPLIPAQKECFHF
- a CDS encoding L,D-transpeptidase family protein, coding for MRLIMTLVGCLFALLVVFDVQARLYHITPDSDLIGTLQYTSIEEGDTLVDLASEYGLGIEEMTAANPEIDVWLPKVGQVVTIPSRFILPEGERRGIVVNLAEFRLYHFLGNGKVMTAPVGIGRQGWETPTGETLVTGKNTDPWWRVPDSIRAQAEAEGRELPEFVRPGPDNPLGKHVVTLNWPGYLFHGTNKDYGVGTRISHGCLRLYDKDIADLYQNVTVGTPVRIIYQPVKAGWHAGQLMLEVHRIGERAKSQNMTPATQAVVKARGQQDLAIDWSRVTRLMQQAQGIPNAVSI
- a CDS encoding Lpp/OprI family alanine-zipper lipoprotein yields the protein MKSFKLVVAAVAAMTLSACASNQDLVDKVERLESQVSNLQQQQSSTASDVGSAKQSADEALKEARKAQMMADDANERAERMFEKCCRK
- a CDS encoding DUF3693 domain-containing protein, which gives rise to MIITKRAAERAKSPEERAAWDKALKKLFGQAAVISLLLLGGDLGAHEPFSLVLSKFAQCIILLICIFALQPHPTPRLTGPQGEKTLQENISNYLINLVFLWLSQSYSLKAPFFRIIKFFKKIFTSSFNWRDFNQRRLISLPAG